The DNA sequence GGACAGCGGCTGAGGGAAGTTCCGCTCGTCGTACGACACCGCGTAGTGGCACAGGTGGAACAGCGTCtgggtgcattgtgggtagggaACAGCCTTACCGTCAAAAACTCATCGTTTTACGCTTCCACTGTGTGCTACGGACGGTTTAGGCCCCTAACTGGGTAATTTTATATCCCTaaagggttaggattagggctGGGATTTGGTTAGGTAAAATCTTTCTTTCTCAAATTACTCTTTGAGGGAGTCCCTTGGGAAATAAAAGTTTGTAATAGCTATTCAGTGTACAGGAACCTCTAAGGGGTGGGAATTTGGTCCCTTCAGTGTTGATGTTTATGTGCCTTTATTTAGTCCTGCTGGGAATCTGGTGTTAAATTTAATGATAACAGATTAGGGTCAGGATTAGGGATGCAATGGGACACTTGATCATGGAACGGATAATAAATGCTGTATTGTGTTGCAATTGGCAATCCTGCTTGACCACAAAAAGAGTTCAAGCTCTTAAGCAGCAAGCACTCTGACTGCATATTTAAGCAGCTGTAGAATATACCGCTCCATATTCATCATGAAGTAGAGTTTTTAGTCCTGCCTTCACGTGGCCTCTGTGTGTGGTTCTCCAAGACCCTTTCATGACTCACGTTTTTGGGGAAGATGTAATCACCGACCACAATCTCATTTTCGGCAGTGATGCGAGCATTTCCTGGTACCACTGGATACAGTCTgtggagagaaacaaacaaacaaacaaacaaacaaacggagAATGAAGTGCGATGATAATAAGGGACTCGAAGGCCGTGAATATGTGATTCCACAGCATCTCCAGAATGTGGATGACATGAATTCATTTCCTTTAAAGCCTCACAAACTCATTTTTGAATGTCGAAATTAAGGAATTACTCCTTGCACGTCACTCGTTTTTCACCTCCTCACGTCTGGGTAAACGAAGAGTGGAGTCACTGAGCTGAGTTCAGAAGACAGAGAGCACCACAGAGTACCTGTGAAGCCCAGTTCAGGCCAAAGGCTCACAAAGCCCCTGTCTACACAAGACACTCCACCCAGGGTGAGGAGTCGATCACAGAGCTCAGCTTATCTCAGGGTTTCCCTCACAAAGCCCCTGTCTACACAAGACACTCCACCCAGGGTGAGGAGTCGATCACAGAGCTCAGCTAATCACAGGGTTTCCCTCACCACAGGCCCTAGTCTACGTGAGACACTCCACCCAGGGTGAGGAGTCGATCACAGAGCTCAGCTTATCTCAGGGTTTCCCTCACAAAGCCCCTGTCTACACAAGACACTCCACCCAGGGTGAAGAGTCGATCACAGAGCTCAGCTAATCACAGGGTTTCCCTCACCACATGCCCTAGTCTACATGAGATACTCCACCCAGGGTGAGGAGTCGATCACAGAGCTGTGCTTACCACAGGGTTTCCCTCACAAAGCCCCTGTCTACACAAGACACTCCACCCAGGGCGAGGAGTCGATCACAGAGCTGAGCTTACCGCAGGGTTTCCCGCACCACGGCCTTGAGCCAGGGCATCCTGGCGATGTCGTCGCTTTCGGGGACCTTGTCCCCGGGGCAGACGCCGCTGACCTCCCGGTAGAGCCGGTCCTGCATGTGGGGGTCCCGCGCCAGGTGGTACAGCGACCAGGAGATGGTGTTGGACGTCTGCGGGacgacacacacattcacacgcccATGAGGTCATGCGCTTAGCAAAGGCTCCCGGGGTTAACTGACGTAAACATCGGCCATTTTACCCCCCATTGAGACCCCAGGCCTGGATCAGGAGTCCCACTGAGACCCCAGGCCTATACCAGGATCCCCATTGAGACCCCAGGCCTGTACTAGGAGCCCCATTGAGACCCCAGGAGCCCCATTGAGACCCCAGGCCTGTACTAGGAGCCCCATTGAGACCCCACGCCTGTACCAGGAGCCCCATTGAGACCCCAGGCCTGTACCAGGAGCCCCATTGAGACCCCAGGCCTGTACTAGGAGCCCCATTGAGACCCCAGGCCTGTACCAGGAGCCCCATTGAGACCCCAGGAGCCCCATTGAGACCCCAGGCCTGTACTAGAAGCCCCACTGAGACCCCAGGCCTGTACTAGAAGCCCCACTGAGACCCCAGGCCTGTACTAGAAGCCCCACTGAGACCCCAGGCCTGTACTAGGAGCCCCACTGAGACCCCAGGCCTGGATCAGGAGCCCCATTGAGACCCCAGGCCTGTACTAGGATCCCCATTAAGACCTCAGGTGTCGGGCAGCGTCAGGCTCACCGTGTCCACCCCCGCCAGGAGCAGCTCCGTGATGCTCCCCAGGACCTCAGTGACAGACATCTGCTCGCTGACTAGCAGGTGGGTCAGGTACTCCCCCTCCACCGGCTCCCCCAGCTTCAGCTTCTCCTGGATCTCCGCCATCTTCTGCTCCACCAGGTCCTGggctggggtcagaggtcaccgatcacaacacaggaagcagagacaCGCGGCACAAATCttcaatttaataaattaatgattaTTTCCACAATTAATGACTATAATTAGTAGTAGAAGAATTTTggttatattaataataataacaataataatacccATCATCATAATAATTAGAACTAGTAGGAGTATAAGTagtgatataataataataataatacttattattactattattattattattattataattataataataataataattattattattattattattattattaataataataataagaagaagaaaaattagTGCACATGATAACAGTAATCACATAATATAGATTTAATAAATTGTATATTGCAATTTTCATATCTATTCTTGaagcaaaatgaaattttcaGGAATTTAAGAAAACTTCAATTTgttgtttaattatatttagGTACATTCTGATGATTAAACTGTTTCACCTCCTGCAGTAGCCATAATGGGCCACCAGGTGGCAAGCGTCTTCTCAAGAGGTCAGgaaaataattactttgcaaTACGACTCCATGAGAAAGCACTGCACATCTGAACAAAGCACTCCCATTGCAGCTGCAGGGGATTATGAGCTGTAAAACCCCTATCAGAAAGCACAGCTTATTAAGGAGAAAAAGAGTGATGATTGAGGTACGTTGTTCATCGGGTTTGTGCATAAACACATTCGCAGACTCACCAACTTTAAAGAGATGGTCCCACACTGCAACAAAGTGCTTCCAGAAGGGGAGGTAGGGCCAGACGGATTTGGGGAAGAGCACGATGATGGGGGACAGCCGGAACATCTCCCCCACCGAGTAGATGAACCTCTGGGTCTCCTCCGGGACATGCTGGTTCAGACAGCCCATCCGAGTCTCGAACAGCACGGTGGAGATCCCTGCAAACGAAACCACGGCGTGAGAACGGGGCcccgaggggggtgggggtcaaaGACATCACACCCcgaaaaaacatcacaccccgaaaaaacatcacacccagaaaaaacatcaaaccctgaaaaaacatcacacccagaaaaaacatcaaaccctgaaaaaacatcacacccaGAAACGCATCACACCCAGAAAACGAATCACACCCTGAAAAAACATCAAACcctgaaaaaacatcacacccagaaaaaacatcaaacccagaaaaaacatcacaccctgaaaaaaaatcacacccagaaaaacataaaacccagaaaaaacatcaaactctgaaaaaacatcacacccaGAAAACGAATCACACCCTGAAAAAACATCAAACCCTGAAAAAACATCAAACCCAGAAAAAACATCAAACcctgaaaaaacatcacacccagaaaaaacatcacacccaGAAAAAACAACCTGGGGCTGGCCCACAGGAAAGCTAACTCAGGGAAAGTGTTCGGTTGGACACAGAAACTTTTTGAGCGTTACGTGGCCGAGTTCCCTGAAAACGCGAGGGGTCAGTCTGGCTTCCGCTCGCTGAAGACTGCAGAATTTCTGAGCCTCGTTCCAGCCGCTGTCTGACCTGCGGCGGAGTGAAAAGGCTCTTTTGTGCACTCCAACAATGACACTGAGAAGCACTGAACGGGCTTCTCTTTGTCAGCGACCGTGGACAGCCCTGCCAGAACTCACAAAGCTGTCGCACTTTGAACCCACATTTCGATCTTTATTCAGAACTcacttctttgtattttttttttgtattttaaagcattttttagAATTtctttgtgatttatttttagtttttttgtatttgtacttGAGTACGAGTGCGTCACAGTTtactgcatgtatttttttactgacCCTTGTGCTTCACAAGTGCTTTTCAAATCATTGGTTGAACagcactgtataaatggatataaatgTTTCTAAGTTGTGGCTGCTGTTATGCTATTGCAAGCATTTGTCAGGCAGCCTTTTAGTGAGCAGGCTGCTTGGGAGTTATTTATCTGCggtttgttttcaaatgctTATTGAATTTTCCGAGCAAACTTAAGATCAATTCTACACAAGTTCAAGGACAACTGTCAGGCGTCttccagatttttttgtttttacagggaATGCCCCCAAGTGAACTTTAATTCAATACAGTTCagtgcactgcaaaaaaacaagtttGACCACATATATTTTACCTACAAATGTAATACCTCAGGCTACAATCTGCCCACCCACAATTATTATTTGAAGATGAACTCCCTTTTGCCGTTTATCTTTCACTGCTTACACTGGGCCAGTCAGCTGAGGCTCGGCCCCAGCAGGGAGTTCTTCTCCCGCTGCTTGTGTTCCCCATCGCTTGTTTTCTGAGGTTTAGGCTCGGTCCTCCCCAACTCCCCCATTTCCTCTCCACTCACAGTGCGAGTGTAAAAAGGCACTACGCTAATAaatctgaactgaaatgaaccGTTGAATTGTTGACTTCCAAGTTTCCTGTCGTGCATTAGTGACTCCCCTTCCAATAGAGACGAGTAATAGGCAAGCAGCGTTTGCACTGAAGCAGTACGGTTTTAAAACTGCCCGACGACAAAGGTTTTGATGGAGCCCGTTGGATCACATGCACATTCAAAGCAGGATGAAGCGGCATAAAGCTGCTCACAAACTCCGAAGACGTTCTGAATTAACCGACATCCTTCAGGCCGCAGTGGACCAGACGTCGACCAGACGCGACCGTCTCTCGATGACGTCATGTTTTTCCTTCACTGCACATCACGACTCAGTGATTCTGTGCACACATCTCACAGGGTTACGgcaagattaaaaaaaggactaaacaaacaaactgatgaATTCCAGGCTTCAGCGGAATTCTCCCCCTCAGAGCAGGAGATGAGTCTCTTAACTGCCATCCGTCGTCGGGCAATCGAAAGGAAGCCTTCATAAACTAGCAGAGCCCTTCGTCAAAACATACGACTGCCTTCATTATTCACCGGTAATTAACTACGTACAAAATGGAGGACAAGGGGTCAGACACCCAGGGAAAGATAGTATATCTAATCGAACGCCAGGTTCAAGGCCTGAGCGGTTCCTTCAGGCAGAAATCTCCGGGCAGATACGGGCTACCCGGAGGCCGTTTCCCTGTTTTACAGCCTCCTATCTAACACTGCGCGTCACTTTCCGTGCACTTTTTCCAGCTTCATTCACACCCACATGCTGCTCACGTATCCCAGTGAAAAATGAGTGGAGGTGAGTTGAGGGGAAGGTTTATATAAACAGAGGGCGCCAGTGTGACGATATGCTCAGGGAGCTGGTCTTAATAAAACTTCAACGCTCAAAGCCAGAGAGATGGACTGCTGTGGTATCTTTGTATCCTGAATTGGTTCCATGGATTATCAGTATGAATGGGCcgtatgcaaaaaataaaaaggtatttACTGCGTGAACGTCACCATCGATAAAGCAGAATCGCCATCGCACTACGACTGAGGTTGGCGTTGGAGAGGCTTCAAACTTGCACAACTTTGTGAcaataaaaaaagctaaacCGCCCTTGGGCCTTGATAAGAAGGAGAGTTTCAAGGTCGCACTTCGAGGTGTCTTAGGCCAGGAAAGACACCCGTAGCGTGTTGCGTCACTGTGTAGTGCGTAGCGTGTTGGGTCACGCCGTAGTTCTTAGCGTGTTGGGTCACGCCATAGTGCGTAGCGTGTTGGGTCACGCCGTAGTTCTTAGCGTGTTGGGTCACGCCGTAGTGCGTAGCGTGTTGGGTCACGCCGTAGTGCGTAGCGTGTTGAGTCACTGTGTAGTGCATAGCGTGTTGGGTCACGCCGTAGTTCTTAGCGTGTTGGGTCACGCCATAGTGCGTAGTGTGTTGGGTCACGCCATAGTGCGTAGCATGTTGGGTCACGCCGTAGTTCTTAGCGTGTTGGGTCACGCCGTAGTTCTTAGCGTGTTGGGTCACGCCGTAGTTCTTAGCGTGTTGGGTCACACCGTAGTTCTTAGCAGAAACCTGACAGGCACCTGCAAATCGCCCGCTTACCTTCAAAGGCGAATTTGTAGAGCTCTCCTGCCAGGTCATGCACCATAACCCCGCCTCCGTTTGTCTTCCTGAGCCAATCCAGTTTCTGGATGAAGTCGGTCACCACCTGATTGAGCGAGCCGGTGTACGTGGACACGTGCTTCGGCTTCAACATCCTGGGGTTCAGGATGCTCCTGATTCGCTGCCACTCCGCACCCATCCTGGAGAGATCGACCAATCAGcaatcagcacacagccccAAAGATTCTACAACCACGAGTTATCTGTATGTACAGACTTGCACATAGATGAGCAAACTGATAGATAAAGTTCAGTCTGCACACCGTACAGTGCCCACAAGATAAGTGTTGAAGAACACCACAAACATGAAGTTTCAGGCTACATGCTCTTCATCAGACTGTGATGTTTTGTGCATGCAGctcaaaataaacacttttttaaatgaaaccttTCCCTATCTTGGGAACAGTATACAGTGTGCGGACTCCTGGACTCACTCCACGTTATCTGCCACAATTCAGTTTCTGTCTGGGCACCTGCTGAGATTTTGgatgtctgtgtttttcctctttttttataaatgacaaactgacattttaaataccACAGGATTGCAGGCTCCCAAAGGACAGTCATTTGGCAGCACACAGATGAtgtgatccttttttttttttttaaagcaaatcaCAGATATGCTACATTGTTTGTATGATTCAttgtatgtattcatgtattgTAAAGCATCTCTGAGatcatgaaaagcgctatataaaataaatgtattattattattattattattattattattattattattattattagatgtCTACTATTCAAATGATCGCAACAACATTAAACGTGTTTTCATTTCTCTACAGTGATACATTTGACTATTCAATGCATAgctcaccctcaccctaactACTCAACGCATAGTTCACCCTAACCCTCGTGTGGTCTGGGGATCCCCAAAACTGCTGAAGAACAGCCCTGCCCAGACTATTGATTAGCTAACTTGTTTGTCCTACTCACTCTGTGAGCGGCCCGTAGGCTTGCTGTCGGAGCTCCCGGTAGCCCCTCCAGTGGGGCATGTCGGTGCGGATGGGGTGGCGCCCCTCCTGACGCAGCACTTGCTCGATCAGGTCGGCGCTGGCCACGTTCACGATCACCAGGGGACCGTATTTCGACTTCCACAGCGGTCCGTAGATCTTGCTGTGTTCGatctgggacacacacacacacacggcgcgTGAAGGCAACCCGTTTACACGCGCACATACGGGGGGCTCGAGACGACCCCGTtcggaaatggaatatactgagaatatattgaaataaaatatatcacgTTACTGCAAATCTTCACGATATACTAGATATACAAACTGCATAGCTTATTGCTCTGCTGTAACAGATATATTTTCCTGACCGTTGATGAAATCTAAAACGGGAAAGCTAATTACCCGtctgataaataataatgattacattggcctgtaggctactgtagcctaTTTGTGTCGTTTAACAAAGTATTTTCATGCCTGTTAATCATTTATGCTACTCTCCATAAGCAAGTCGGCTatataatacaaattaataaacatacagtatagcCTACCACATTGACATTTGTGAATACGGATTTACTGAACTGATTTTAATCTTGCCATTTTGTTCGCACAGTCAGAACCAGCTTCTGTACAGTACGCACAGTAAACGTTAGCTATAGGAAGAACCACGCACCTGCATTTGATGGGTTATTTTAAAGTATCCTTTGCCGAAAAGCCAGTATAAAGACGTCATAAAACTAGGTCCATGTAGCTCGTCCATGGTTTTTAGTTTGTTTGCACCCGTCAACATTGTGGACGAAGACGAATGCCGTCGGCTATCCAAATAGGGGGACGACGAGACGACCCTTCTTGTTCCCGCGTGCATTTCCAGTCGACCGCTTCCCACGACCAATGTGGTTCTCAAGAAAGacttacaaaacatttttctcaccGAGTGGGCTAGTGTGGGTTAGTAACTTCTGTGCCTGTATTGCTGTGGCGAGATATTTTCCCCGCCTGCCTGTGCTATTATTATGCTGCTGTGCCTTGTGCGAAAGCGCAGGATTATCCTTCACTACGTGATATGCCCGCAAGTGGGACACTGAACCTGCTTTTATCCGAGCGGATGAACTTTAATGCCCTGCACCAGCGGCGTACGATGTGTAACGCAAAGAGGTATTTAGAAGACACCTTCGGGTAGGCAAAGGCAATCCAATTAAACAACAGGTTTTACTTTGCTTTCtaaagctgtatttaacaaacaattgCCTATATGTTACATAACCATAGCAGGCTTTTATAACAATAAGTTAAACAAACTGTCAAATCAAGTTTGAAACATAGgctaaatgtttttcttttttgttgttgttgttttgtttttcttttaataaatcAAACATAGTTAACTCATCCTTACTCTGAATTGCATAGTATaaactgcatgaaccccaccaccacacctACCTGAGGGACAGTAGTCtattataaactgaaaatctGATTTTATAATTCAGAAATAGTTCCTCGTCTTCATTATTGTAGGACAGCTCACAGAAGTCTGCTTCTTATCAGAATTTCTAATGTTTTGTTTAGAAATTTCTTCTAAATAGAAATTTTAACCTGCAtttatgtgcacacaaacacagacacacacgtgcatacagacattacattacattacaggcatttagcagacgctcttatccagagcgacttacacaacttttacatagcattttacattgtatccatttatacagctggatatatactgaagcaatttcggttacccttgctcaagggtacaacggcagtgtcctacccgggaatcgaacctgcgacctttcggttacaagcccagttccttacccactgtgctacactctgtcctCAGAGAGTCCGTCCCACTGTTTCCGTGCCagaggggcgggcggggggggggagcgaaaTATCATGTCCACTCGCTAGTGGTAGAGATGCTCATTTCGGGCCTGTCTGTTCTGGGTTGTGAGGTGTTGTCATTTTATTCCCGCTTGTTGACCTTCGACCTTTTCAAGTGCCACAGCAAGGGAATCAGCGGACGGACACCAGTTCTGAAGCCAGACGTACCTTAAGGGAACGCTAATGCTAATGATAAAAATTAATGCCAAAAATGGGCCATGCTCAGGTGGACCTTAATCGACGCTAACTGGAGTACACCTCAACTTTACATCGTCCCTAATTCCCCAAAAGCGTGTGTGGACGATTTCACAGCCACAGGCAGGAAAGCAGCAAGCGCggtgaaaaaaaagtgacatcacaactgAGCATGTCTTCTGTGTACGGGACAGGATTACAGCTGTGCCTGTTGTGTGGAGAtgggacacagggacacaggtgTCTTCTCTGTGTACGGGACGGGGTTAGTGCTCTGCCTGTTCTGTAGAGCTgtaaacacaggtacacaggtgtgCTGTCCTCTGTGCACAGGGCAGGGTTACTGCTCTGGCTGTTCTGTAGAGCTgtaaacacaggtacacaggtgtCCTCTCCTCTGTGCACAGGGCGGGGTTACTGCTCTGGCTGTTCTGTAGAGCTgtaaacacaggtacacaggtgtCCTCTCTTTGTGACATCAGCCTGCCATAAGCTGTCAGTCAGGAAAGACAATCTGCGGGCGGGGTGAAGTctagttccctacccactgtgctacactccgacatgcatgtgcacgtacacacacacataccccctcacacaaacgcacccacacacactcacatgtgtgcactcacacacagacctgcacatgcacacacacacacacactcacggacatgcatgtgcacacacacgcactctctctctctcaaacacacccacacgtgtgtgccctcacacacagacatgcacatgcgcacacacacacattcacgcacagacatgcatgtgcacacacatgcgcacacatacacacacacacacagctggccagcTGCTCTCGAAACAGAAACACTCAATGTCTGTAAACACAGTTCAGTCCTAGTAAAATACCACAGGCTATATGACCACTCAAATCCACATAGGAGAACATGCTGCATACAAGCAAAGCTTCATCCCGATCTGACGAATGAAGTCATTACACTCGCCTAAAGCATGCGGTTACTAGACGACATCCTAGACAAACTGCAGCGCTACAAGTTACCACATGTAGCGTAGCAACAGGTCCACATACTCTCTCAAGGAGGCGGACGTACACTAGCTTGTGCAAGCACGCCCCTAACAGTCCCCTCACACGGTCTACGGCTGGTCGGGTTCGAGAGAAAGATGGGCTCAGGGTCCTGAAGCCAGCCGTGTCTCAGGGGGACGGGTTTCATGCCTTACCTGGGAAACAGGTAAGTGCGGCTTGGAGCTGCCCTCCCCTTTTATAAAAGATATTGAGAAAGGTAACTCCTGCAGGCATCAGTCACAGCGAGGGAAAGTAAATCCCAGTTTTAAGCGGCTGTTGACTGTTCTCTGCTTCCGTGGGTGTGATTTTAATGGTCACTGACCCGATTTGAAATCAAGGCCTTCATTTGATTGAAAGCACATTCCTGCAAATCAGCGACCGTGAAGACCACACAGCCGGACACAAAGAGGACTCACAAACGGGGAATCTGGAGCCGGACTGCCGGGAATC is a window from the Anguilla anguilla isolate fAngAng1 chromosome 3, fAngAng1.pri, whole genome shotgun sequence genome containing:
- the si:dkey-91i10.3 gene encoding cytochrome P450, producing the protein MFCKSFLRTTLVVGSGRLEMHAGTRRVVSSSPYLDSRRHSSSSTMLTGANKLKTMDELHGPSFMTSLYWLFGKGYFKITHQMQIEHSKIYGPLWKSKYGPLVIVNVASADLIEQVLRQEGRHPIRTDMPHWRGYRELRQQAYGPLTEMGAEWQRIRSILNPRMLKPKHVSTYTGSLNQVVTDFIQKLDWLRKTNGGGVMVHDLAGELYKFAFEGISTVLFETRMGCLNQHVPEETQRFIYSVGEMFRLSPIIVLFPKSVWPYLPFWKHFVAVWDHLFKVAQDLVEQKMAEIQEKLKLGEPVEGEYLTHLLVSEQMSVTEVLGSITELLLAGVDTTSNTISWSLYHLARDPHMQDRLYREVSGVCPGDKVPESDDIARMPWLKAVVRETLRLYPVVPGNARITAENEIVVGDYIFPKNTLFHLCHYAVSYDERNFPQPLSFRPERWLRGGAEKQRQHPFSSVPFGFGIRACLGKRVAELEMYLVLSRLIKQFEVRPDPSGATVKPITRTVLVPATPINLQFLDRTNQQQDTGSQGPETVST